One Emys orbicularis isolate rEmyOrb1 chromosome 20, rEmyOrb1.hap1, whole genome shotgun sequence genomic window, CTTTCCTACTTGCCCCCCAATCCATGAGCAGTGCAGAGCAGCTCTTGCCAGCAAATGACATTGTTCGTTGCCCAAACCATTTTTATTTACTTCATGTCATGTGGGTAATCTGGGGTTACATGCTGGGGTCAAGTAAAACAGGCCAAGACATAATATAACAGTGTTATATGCTGCAATAGGATGGAGAGTACTCATATCAAAACATACATAAGTGTGTTTATACCACGGAGCGGTATATGCTGCatatcatagaataatagaagattagggttggaagagacctcaggaggtcatctaacctcaaagcaggaccaatcccaactaaatcatcccagccaggactttgtcaatctgggccttaaaaacctctaaggatggagatcccaccacctccctaggtaacccattccagtgcttcaccaccctcctagtgaaatagtgtttcctaatatccaacctagacctccccaaccacaacttgagaccattgctccttgttctgtcatctgccatcactgagaacagccgagctccatcctctttggaaccccccttcaggtagttgaaggctgctatcaaatcccacctcactcttctcttctgcagactaaataagctcagttccctcagcctctcctctatCTCACATTCAGAGTGCAAAAACAGGAGATGGAGAAACCAGGACTCAACTCCTGATGACCAGGGAGCCTAGAAATCTGTTTGCCATGGAAAAATGTGGAATTTGCATtcttacagagaatctttagtttttacattctgtgaaaaaataaaaacctatattaacaattaattaaattttactgaaagtgCCAGTGCCACTTATTCAATGAGCACAACCACCCcctcttgtggttgattttttAATTCGTTTTAAATTAACAGCTGAAATCTatttatctgatctaattgggacGGGGCCAGATCGGATAATCAAAAATTGGGATAATCAGGAGAACTGGCAAAGAGCTTTCAATCCCTTATTTTAAGATGGGGGGCTCAGGCTGTCGGCCCCGCGCAGCTGGCACTTGGGCTGTCAGCCCTAGGAGGCTGGTGGGTCGGTTAGTATGGAGAGCTGGATAATGGAGGCTTGGATAAATGGGCTTCTACTGTATGTCAATACaccattgtgttcaactgatacctgtAGGTATGGTGCCTatggaaactaaagttcagcctTTCATTTTAACTGAGgaaaaatgcaaatttttatAGTTTTTAATCAGAGAAGTTTGGTTTTTtatcatggaaaactaggatcTCTGCTGCTGACAGCCTTGAGCTCCACCCATGGCCTGGACCCGAGCTGAGCACAGAGCTAAGAATCATGGGTGGGCCCAGGCTGGGATCAGCTTGGAGACCTTAACCgtgaaaatattataatgattTGGTGGTTGAGGGTGTAGATGTGTCACCCCCGCCAGCCCCAtcatggaatgggggcagggtcaTTGGGCATCCAGCGGAGCTACCACCCCCATGTGCAAATGGTTCCCCAGCCGCCCTGCTCCGCTGCACCAGCATGGGCTGGCTGAATGGGAATGGCTGTGACCTGTTGGTGGGTTCTGTGTTGCTCTCACTCAGGGtgagtgagtgtctacactgcaattagacagcctggctggcccatgtcagctgactccggCTGGTGGGGCTCAagcaaaggggctgtttaattggggTGTAGGAAGGTCCTGGGAGGTGATGAGGAGGGTCCCAGCACTTGGGCTGCAGCCAAAGctggaacgtctacactgcaaataaacagccccttagccgaTATGAATCAGGACCATAAACAGTGGGAAACGCTAGAGGGTAACGGAAAGAGAGCGGGAGGGGACGGCACCTTCTGGTCTCATTTCAGAGACTCTTAAGACCTAAGTGACCTGGAAGAGAGTGAGGAGAATGCCTGTGTGAGAAAATCACAGACAAAAAGAGGTGAGTGGAAGGGTGGGAGCCTAGAGAAACAATGCAACAGGTAGGGTTATAGCTAAGCAGACAGTAGGAAAATGGAGATGTACAGCCAGCCATGGAGGGGGGCGAGCTAATCAGGAGCCAAGCTTTCCAAGGGGGCGGCACTGTCTGGCAAGGGGCAATGCTGATACACTGAGGGAATGGGCAGGAGTTTGCAATACAGTGTGGCTGCATgaaaagccaatgggatttggCTCTGCCTGTGCCAAGGGCTAATCCCAGCAGTGAAAGGCAGGGCCCGGCGCAGCTCTGCAAGCCAGAATTCACCAGATTAGTGGGAGGAACCCAGGCAAATGGTACTGAGTGCACGTCAGGATCCCATCCTGCCCCTGAGATCTGCGGTGAGCAGGGAAGCTCACGGTGAGCCGCACCAGCCCTGATGCCAGGCACATTTATGAGCAGACTTGACCAAGCACTGGAAAGCTGACTGAGGAGCATCCAgtgctggggcccagggtgggAGGCCTAGACAGCAcctcccagcctctctcagctCTGTGCTTAGGCCCAGTGTGTGCGACAGGGAACGGCACAAACCCCAGGGGCTGGAGATCACATTCTCCTTTGTGCTAGACTTGCCAGGGTTTatggcacagttgccaactttcacgtggtaaataagaaccccgactttcacaataaaccaaaaatcaagctaatcccatttcaaaacaaggccaaaacaagccagtccctaagaaccccaacactctatgtgaccaGATCccctggcgtgcagtctgggactgtggtgggcccgctgagcacccctgactctctccctctcttgcccctgcttgccccttgccccAGCTTGCCCccgccttgcccctgcttgccgggagccaataaaaaaaaaaagaagctacaagccaaaactagccaacaagcaactcacaagccaattaagccaaaaacaagcccaatttctgtgtttttgctgcgggtttggcatgtctggtttaTGGCTGCAGACAGCATGCCCCGGGGGCAGGTCACTCTCTGAAAGCAGACAGCAGGAGTTGGAgctttgggctggggctgcaCCACTACTGAATGTGGCCTGTGCTCACAGGATCAGAATAACAGCCTGCGTTTCAGGAACACATCACCTACTAATTCATAGTGCAAATTATTCCAGCCAAAGATGTAGCGGGAAAAGGACCCACCCCACATTATAGACTTCATGTTATAGAGGACATGGTCCCACATGTACACGTCAGTCATTTCACCTGTAAAAGAATTATATAAATCAAACCCGCCCCCGAAggagtcctgctcctgccccaggatGATCACAGCCTCGGCACTGATGGAGTAGCCTTTCCGCAGCCCCTTCCTGGGTAAGGGCTTCCCGTTCACCCAGAGCTCGGCTATGCCCGTGGTGGATTCCCAGCCGGCACAGACGTGCTCCCAGTCCATACGGGTCTCTGGGACTCTGAAGGTCACAAATTCCCCCCCCCACGTATAGTCTGTACTCCCCGGAGCTGGATTTGAAGAGCAGGATCTCGTTGTCATAGGCCTTGGTGGCGTAGGAGAAGAGGGCGTATGGCCGGGGCAGGTCAGTGTAGGATCTCAGACACACGGTAAAACTCTGCAGTGGCTGCTCTGGCTTCGGCTTCAGGATAACATAGGAGTTGTTGGATGCTCTCGGGAAAACAAACACCTTACGGAAGaggtctgggaggggaagggagatgggtgAGGGGTGTTTCTTTGTCAGGGTAAGAGACCCGATTGGTACCACTCTTCCTAGTTAACCCCTCAGGCCCCTAAATCTCCCCCCCGACCtcgctatcccagccctgaggccaacccagctctaccaatgccCCTCAATCACCCCCACCTCGCtaccctggccctggggctgacccatctctgccaatgcccccaattcccccaccctgctatcccagccctgggctgtacccagctctgccaatgcccccgATTCCCCGcgccctgctatcccagctctggggcctacccagctctgtcaatgccccccaattccccagccctgctatcccagccctggggccaacccagctctaccaatgccCCTCAATCACCCTCACCTCACTACCCTGACCCTGGATCcgacccagctctgccaatgcccccgATTCCCCCcgccctgctatcccagccctgaggccaaccaaactctgtcagtgcccctcactcccccgcaccatgctatcccagccctgggccgtacccagctctgctaatgccctcaacccctcccacaccctgctatcccagctgtGGCAGGGTGCTGCTGCAAACACACCTCATCAGCCCCTGCCATGCCAGCCCCAATTAAGAGGGATAGATTGGGGCTGGTCGAAAAGCCTTATGTCTGCCTGGCTATTGGCAATACCTGCCAGCCTGATAGGCAGGAGCTACAAAGGCTGGGAAGGAGCCAGAAGGAGGAGGTCagtcagggagggaggtggaCGCCCTCTAGCTGGTTACTGACCCAGCTTGCGGTAGGCGAGACACCTATACGGATTGTATATAGTTggacactggtggtgggaaaATGCTTAAAGAATAAAGGATACGGGTGTTGCACAGAGTTGAAGTCccctggacttatttgggagggCAACCAGCCCCAGAAGTAGAGGGGCTGGCCGTGCACCCCGTGACATGTGGGAGCTTGTCAGAGATCCTTTTGTGCCAGAGTTACAGTTTGGCAACCTGGAGATGGAGGGAACCCTgcagtggctggctcagcagcaggaggagatgcAGAAGGTGCTGCAGGCCTTCCAGCAATCCCCCTAGATGGAGAGATGGGCTCTACTCGCCTGGCAGGCCGTGCAGCGGAGGACTTTACAGGACTTTATTAAGGAGCAGGTGGGGTTGCAGCAACAACTCCTGCAGAAACTAGTGAATTCCTTGAGGGGAGATGGCACCCACACTACGGGGTTGGGCCTTTGTAAAATGGGCCCCGATGATGACCCCGACACTTTCCTCTGCACCTTTGAGTGAGTGGCCATGGGCACCGGATGGGACAGGGAAACCCTAGCCCCATATCTCACCCCCAGCCAGCGTGCGGACACTCCAGGAGTGGGCGGGGCAAGCGCTGGGGCCGTGTGTGACCCCCAGGCAGCGTGCGGACACTCCGGAGGTGGACAGAGCGAGCGCTGGGGCCGTGTGTGACCCCCAGCCAGCGTGCGGACACTCCGGAGGTGGACAGGGCGAGGGCTGGGGCCCCGTGTGACCCTCAGCCAGCGTGCGGACACTCTGGGGGTGGGCAGGGCGAGCGCTGGGGCCGCGTGTGACCCCCAGGCAGCGTGCGGACACTCCGGCGGTGGGCAGGGCGAGCGCTGGCTGCGGGGAGGTAACAGCTGCAGGGCTGCCTGGCCACAGGGACATTCAGAATGTGAATCCGGATGGGGCACTTTGGGTCAGGGGCTGTTGCCTTCACTGAGACCGTCCCCTATGCCCTGCCCAGCCACTGTGCCTGAGCAAGGAGAGCGGGAGTGGGCTGGGGGCCTTTCCCATCCTGGGTGCTTTGCATTGGCCCTGGCACCTACCTCCTCCCCAGGCATCATTGGATCTGCTCCCTGGAGGAGAGGGGAGTGGTGGGTACACACTGTGCCCCCTGCTGGTCACGGGGAAGTGGAGAAGTGAACAGCCCCCTGCTgtctctggggctggggacagaTGGACCCCACGGCCACCTTCCCCAAGTCCCAGACAGCACGCTCCTGGGGAAGCAGCATTGGAATGAGGCTCTTTTAATTGAAAGGGCCCGTCAGCCCATGGCCACATTGGCACTTTGCTCACCAGGAGACAGGGCACAAAAGTGGATGCTGGTGCTGGCGAAAGCCCCCtccggtgggggcaggagggagctcagtgcCCTGGCTGCTGCCATGTGCCTTACTGGGGCCGAGGGCTGCAGGGACGTACCGATCATCTCCAGGCTGTACTTGGCCACGGACCTGCCCCAGGCACTGGTGGCCGTGCAGATGTAGGTGCCGGTTTCATTCTTGCCGACGGGAAGGAGGGTGAGGATGCGGTCAGGGTTTATCTGCAGGGGGACATCGCTGCCTTCCTTTGTCCACAGGAACTCCAGGGGGCTAAGAGGAGGGGGGTTAGTGAGAGAGAAGGAGTGCTTTCCCGAGGGGCACACACTGGGACAGGTCTGACTGCACCCCGATGGCAGCACCTCTGGGGCAGGCCCCGGCAGGTGATATCAGCACACAGCAATGCTGCAGCCATTCCCCGACAGCCGGTGAAGGACACCAGGGCCAAGAGGCCTAGTCCTCTGTCGCCAGGCACTTTCTCTCGTCGGTCACACCAGGACGGGGCGAGTGCAGAGGCCGCGTATAACGCTACCAGTGAGATCTGGCAGCGTGTGCCACCCCCTCTGCAATGACGTGGgcatgaggcagggcagggcagagccaggcctggaTCTCCTAGGGAGTGGGGTACGTGGGGCTTGTCCCGAAAGGCAGCACGGATTCCCAATGTGGCAATCGTGCTCAGGACAAGAACTCAGAGAGCAGGCAAGTGGCCACAGGGAGGCGCCTGGCTAGTCCTGCACTGGCTGGTCTATGCTCTGGACCCAGCGTCCCACTCTCTGCGGGTGTGGGGTGGAAAGTTTGTGCTCCAGCAGGTCTGATCCCACTGCTCCATGCACAGTGCAGGGCTCAGCAAAAGCTGCAGAGGGGGTGTTCGGCATTTCCCGCCCTGGGGGGATGATCCTGGTGTGACCCATGTTGCGTCCTGGGCCCTACCGATGGGTGCAGGGTAGGcgtgatgggagggggaggggcgaacactacaggcccagggtctgggtgggtgcagtgggagggggaagggtgagtgCTACAGGTGCAGGGTGGGTGTGATGGGAAGGAGAGGGGCGAGCGCtatgggtgcagggtgggggtgatgggAGGCGGAGGGGTGAGCACtatgggtgcagggtgggggtggaggtgatgggagggggaggggcgagcACTATGGGCTcaaggtgggggtgggtgtgatgggagggggaggggtgagcgCTATGggcccagggtgggggtgggtgtgatGGGAGGCAGAGGGGCAAGCGGTATGGGCacagggtgggtgtgggtgtgatgggagggggaggggcgagtGCTATGGGCGCAGGGTGGGGGTAAGtgtgatgggagggggaggggcgagcGCCATGGGTGCAGGGTGGGTGTGGGCAcgatgggaggggcaggggcgagcGCTATGGGTCCAAGCTGGAGCGGGCATGATGGGAGGAGGAAAATTGGGCACTAAGAGCACAGAGTGGGGGTGGTCGTGATGGGAGGGGTGAGTGCtatgggcacagggtgggggtggttgtgatgggaaggggaggggcgaGCGTCATGGGTGCAGGGTGGATGTGGgtatgaggggagggggaagggtgagcgctatgggagcagggtggggcggGCATGATGGGAGGGGGAAGATTGGGCACTAGGGGTCAGGGTGGAGATGGGTGCgatgggagtgggaggggtgaGCGCTATGGGTGCAGGGTGGGAGTGGGCACCGTGGGTGGTGTGAGTGCTTTGGGTGCAGAGTGTGGTGGacgcaatggggggaggggtgagctcTTGGGcgcggggtgggggtgctgggaagGTGCTTGGGAAGGGGGCTACTAGAGCGAGAGCAGCCAAGGGGaatggtgagggggaggggagctcctTACCCAGGATCCCCTGGGACGTCACACTGCAGCTGCAGCTCTCTgcccgggctggggtaggggggccgCGGCTGAATCCTCGCTGCTGGCTTGTCTGGTAATGTGGAGAAGGAAGAACATGGAGCCACGCCTGTTCCCCTGCAGGGGCCGGGGTAAGCAGCGGCTGCACCGGGGAATGACCCTgcaagccccctggctgcccgcAGTGTCTCTGCCAACCCCTTGTGCTGCCCACCGAGCCCCTGTGTCATCTGCTGATGCCCACGTGTTGGCTGCAGTGTGCCCACCACAATCCCCTTTTGCTGGCCAGAATGGAGCCCCCAATCCTCCTGCACTGTCACAGTGCCCCCCACAGATCCCCCCACGCTGTCACAGCATGCCCCCTACAGGCAGGTAGGGCAGGGCACAGCTGATTGGCCATTACATTCTTATCGCCCTTCCGTAAATGTCTCTCAGCCACACCCTGTGTGCACCAGAGCAGTGCCATCGAGCAGACGTGTGCAGCAACGCGGCTCTTCCCAATGCCTCCTCTGCCCCACGCTGGTTCCGCGTCGCTGTTTCTGGGAGTCCTGGGGCCTCACCCTCAGAGTCACTGAGCCCCAATACTTCAATTGACATCAGGCCCCATCGTCTCGAGGTGGGTGCCAAGATCCAATGGGGCTAAATGCTGAGCACCAGGGGACTTAGCACTGCACAGTCCCCCAAGTCCAACAGAAGCCCTGCCCTGGACGGGGGCATTATCGGGAGTCCCATCTtcggctgggagctgtggggagggcgGTCGGAAAACGTGACCCACGCACCCTCCAGAGTGCCAGGGACTGGGCTGCTCTCTGCCTGCAGAAGCACATACCCTGTCCTCCTGTACAGAGGACATCCCGGCCAgggcttgcccccctcccccggcacagcCAGCTCTGCCCCTACCTGTCTGGGCCACGGTTCCCGAGAGGCCAGCGAGGAAGAGGAGACAAAGCTGCAGCTTCTGCATTTTCTTCACCTGCAGAATAAACCAGAGGGAAGAATCAGAGGGACAGGTGTCAAGAGTCTGTGGCCAGTGTGATACAGACAATTAAGGCATTCTTTAAATCTATcggaaacaaacaaaatcccagtGTTCATACAGCTCCATTACGAGAGAGCGGCGGCGACACTGTCAGCCATGACGGAGGAAAGGGggaagtgttcagtaaatatttctgttctgtactgGAAGGAGCTGGGGGACATTTCCATCTCTGACAGTCAGAGCtgtaactaggtatttttgcgcccgaggcaagaatattaaattgctccctcccccagggccggctcttcggtggcaattcggtggcgggtccctcagtccctctcggagggaaaggcctgccgccgaagactgaatgAAGTGGCGGTggtagagcctgtgattttggggggtctaGCTCAtaatttttggctgcttgggctggtaatgttgcttccaagatgatctttggttccagtccagttccaatccagagagggactcacaggtgaagagaggagggaggtgctggatatcagcagtggccactagggatcagcatggGTCCTGAGAATGCTcggagttcaggttt contains:
- the LOC135892642 gene encoding LOW QUALITY PROTEIN: mucosal pentraxin-like (The sequence of the model RefSeq protein was modified relative to this genomic sequence to represent the inferred CDS: deleted 1 base in 1 codon); the protein is MQKLQLCLLFLAGLSGTVAQTDLFRKVFVFPRASNNSYVILKPKPEQPLQSFTVCLRSYTDLPRPYALFSYATKAYDNEILLFKSSSGEYRLYVGGEFVTFRVPETRMDWEHVCAGWESTTGIAELWVNGKPLPRKGLRKGYSISAEAVIILGQEQDSFGGGFDLYNSFTGEMTDVYMWDHVLYNMKSIMWGGSFSRYIFGWNNLHYELVGDVFLKRRLLF